Below is a genomic region from Neorhizobium galegae.
TTCGTCGCCTCGCTCGGAACCATGGGCGCGCTGGGCATCGGTGGCGCAGTCCTGCCTCTCATCATGACGGTCGCCCTGACCGGTCTCGAATTCCTCGTCGCCTTCCTCCAGGCTTACGTCTTCGCGGTACTGACTTGCATGTACCTCAACGACGCGATCCATCCCGGCGGGCACTAAGGATAAAAACGACATTGGCGTCCTGAAGCGTCAGTCATCAGCCGCAACAACCATTTCGAAGGAGTTTCTCATGGAAGCGGAAGCAGCAAAGTTCATCGGTGCAGGCCTGGCTTGCTTTGGCATGGCCGGCACGGCTCTTGGCCTTGGCAACATCTTCGGCAGCTACCTGTCGGGCGCTCTGCGCAACCCGTCCGCCGCTGACAGCCAGTTCGGCCGTCTGGTGTTCGGCTTCGCCGTTACGGAAGCTCTGGGCATCTTCTCGCTGCTCATCGCTCTCCTGCTCCTGTACGCAGTCTAAGATCTGTCCAGGAAATTCGGATCGCGGCCGCTTGCAGAAGGCGCGCCGTGATCCTTCGCATTTGGAATACACCTGGAGGTGATGATGTTCGTGACCTCGGCATATGCGCAGACCGCGCCGGCCGCTACTGATCCGCATGCCGCGCCTGCTGGCGAAGCGCATACCGAAACCGGCGCCCATGGCGGCGGCACCTTTCCGCCATTCGATGCGGCCCATTTCTCGTCGCAGCTGCTCTGGCTCGTCATCACCTTCGGCCTCTTCTATCTTTTGATGAAGAAGGTCATCGTTCCGCGCGTGGGTGGCATTCTCGAACACCGCCACGACCGGATTGCCCAGGACCTCGACGAAGCCGCCCGCCTGAAGGCGGAAGCGGACGCTGCCGTCGAGACCTATGAGAAGGAACTGGCTGCCGCCCGTTCCAAGGGCCACAAGATCGCCGAAACGGCTCGCGAAGCCGCCAAGACCAAGGCTGCCGCCGACCGCACCGCGATCGAGGCCGAACTTGCCGAGAAGCTGGCTGCCGCCGAAACCCGCATCGGCGAAATCAAGGCAAAAGCTTTCGCAGAAGTCGGCCAGATCGCCGAAGAAACCGCCACCGCCATCGTCGATCAGCTGATCGGCGCCAAGGCAAGCGGCGACGACATCAAGGCTGCCGTTGCAGCCGCGAAGACGGAGGCTTGACCCGATGGCATTCGATGCAACATTTTTCGCACTCGTCGGCCTCGTTCTCTTCCTAGCTTTGATCGTCTATCTCAAAGTGCCGGGCATGATGGCGAAGTCGCTCGACGAGCGGGCCGCCAACATCCGCAAGGATCTCGACGAAGCCAAGCGTCTGCGCGAAGAAGCCCAGACCCTGCTCGCCGAATACCAGCGCAAGCGCAAGGAAGCCGAAGCGGAAGCCGCCCAGATCGTGGCTGTCGCCGAGCGTGAGGCTGCGGCCCTGACCGAGGAAGCTCGCCAGAAGACCGACGAATTCGTCGCTCGCCGCAACGCCCTTTCCGAGCAGAAGATCAAGCAGGCCGAAGCCGAAGCGATCGGCGCCGTGCGCGCTGCCGCCGTCGACCTCGCCATCGCCGCTGCCCAGAGCGTCATCGCCCGCAAGGCCGACGCCTCCACCCAGGACACGCTCTTCCAGGACGCCGTCGGCAAGGTGCAGTCGCGATTGAACTGATTTCGATCACACGAGACTTCCAAAAAGCCGGGGCGAAAACCCCGGCTTTTTTGTTTTGGGAAATAGAGGGTTCCTACGGAGAGCGTCATGCGCAAGCCGCGATTATTCGGCGCAGACTACAGCGTTTATGTGCGGACGGCCCGCCTTGTCCTGCTGGAGAAGGCCGTGGACCACGAACTGGTTCCGGTCGATGTCTTTGCGACAGGTGGTCCGCCGACGTCACACCTCGAACGCCAGCCCTTCGGGCGGATCCCAGCGTTTGAAGATGGCGACTTTAAGCTCTACGAGACCGGAGCGATCACGCGCTATGTGGACGAGGCATTTAGTGGTCCCGCGTTGCAGCCACCTACCCCTCGCATTCGGGCGCGCATGAACCAGATGATTGGCATTGCGGACAGCTATGTCTACCCGACACTCGTGTGGGGCATTTATGTCGAGCAGGTTTCCAAACCCGCCAGCGGCAGGCGGACGGATGTCGTCCGCCTGGATGCTGCGCTCGAAAGGGCGCCGACCTGCCTGAAGGCCCTTGCCGAACTGTCGCAGGACTCCGCGTGGCTCTGCGGTGATGGGATCAGCCTGGCGGACCTTCACTTGGCGCCGATGATCGACTATTTCATGACGTCGCCCGTCGCAAACGACCTGCTGGGCAAGCATTCCGGCCTGATGTCCTGGTGGGAACGGGTATCCGCGCGGCCGAGCATGCTCAGGACGATACCGACGGGCTGAGCGGCTTCGCTGGACGGGCCGTAGATTTCTACCGGTTAGCTCTCCGGCAGATCATCCTTTTTAAGCGGCCGAAAACTCATCCGATGCAGCGAGCACGGCCCATGCGCCTCGATACCGGCGCGGTGCTGGGCCGTCCCATAACCGACGTGATTGGCAAAACCGTACCCGGGGAAGACCAGGTGGGCGCGGGTCATCATCCGGTCGCGGGTGACTTTTGCGATGATCGAAGCGGCGGCAATCGAGACGGAGCGGGCGTCGCCCTTGATGACCGCCTTGCCGGGGCAGCAGAGCCCCTGCGGCACGTCGCGGCCGTCGGCGAGCACATAGGCCGGCGTCACTGCAAGCCCCGCCACCGCGCGGCGCATGGCGTCGAGGCTGGCGCGCAAAATGTTGCGCTCGTCGATATGGCGCGGGCCGGACGCGGCGATCGACACTTCTGCTGTCGCCATGATCGCCTCGAACAGAAGTTCCCGCTGGTTGGCGGTGAGTTGTTTGGAATCGTTGAGGCCGTCCGGGATATTGTCGGGGTCGAGGATGACGGCGGCGGCCACGACCGGGCCTGCCAGCGGCCCGCGTCCCGCTTCGTCGGTGCCCGCGACCGGCCAGTGGCCGGCCTGCCGCGCCACGAGCTCCAGACTGAAATCCGGAACCAGCGGAACGTCTTCGAAAAGCATCGGAGAATCGGGCGACGTGCGAGGTAACATGGCGGCAACCTCGCACGTCGTCCCGACCTCCTGCAACCCCCGGCGGGCGATTGCGGCGTCGCTATCCACCGAGGGGCGGCGGTGGAACCGGGGTATTTTCCGACGCGGGGGACAGGGCGGGTCCGCGCCGGAAATGGGAATTCGCAATTAAACCGGAACAGGGTCCGGTCAGAGCAGCGAGAGCTGGATGCCGCCGCCGTCGGGACGGAGGAAGATATCGTCGCGCAACGGCAGGCCGCGCCGAACCATACCGAGCCGTTTGGTCGCCATCTCGAAACGCCGGCCGATCTGCCAGGCATAGGGACCGGCACCCTTCATCCGCTTGCCCCATTCGGCGTCGTAATCCTTGCCGCCGCGCATCGAGCGGACGAGCGACATGACATGGCGATAGCGGTCCGGATAGTTCTGCAGCAGCCAGTCGCGGAAGAGGGGGCTCACCTCCAGCGGCAGGCGCAGGAGCACGTAGCTCGCTTCCGTCGCCCCTGCCGCATGACCGGCGTCGAGGATCCGCTCGATCTCGTGGTCGTTGAGCGCCGGAATGACGGGTGCCACCATGACCGCAGTCGGAATACCGGCATCGGTCAACGCCTTGATGGCGGTGAGGCGCTTGGGAG
It encodes:
- a CDS encoding ribonuclease HII: MLPRTSPDSPMLFEDVPLVPDFSLELVARQAGHWPVAGTDEAGRGPLAGPVVAAAVILDPDNIPDGLNDSKQLTANQRELLFEAIMATAEVSIAASGPRHIDERNILRASLDAMRRAVAGLAVTPAYVLADGRDVPQGLCCPGKAVIKGDARSVSIAAASIIAKVTRDRMMTRAHLVFPGYGFANHVGYGTAQHRAGIEAHGPCSLHRMSFRPLKKDDLPES
- a CDS encoding F0F1 ATP synthase subunit B, yielding MAFDATFFALVGLVLFLALIVYLKVPGMMAKSLDERAANIRKDLDEAKRLREEAQTLLAEYQRKRKEAEAEAAQIVAVAEREAAALTEEARQKTDEFVARRNALSEQKIKQAEAEAIGAVRAAAVDLAIAAAQSVIARKADASTQDTLFQDAVGKVQSRLN
- a CDS encoding glutathione S-transferase family protein → MRKPRLFGADYSVYVRTARLVLLEKAVDHELVPVDVFATGGPPTSHLERQPFGRIPAFEDGDFKLYETGAITRYVDEAFSGPALQPPTPRIRARMNQMIGIADSYVYPTLVWGIYVEQVSKPASGRRTDVVRLDAALERAPTCLKALAELSQDSAWLCGDGISLADLHLAPMIDYFMTSPVANDLLGKHSGLMSWWERVSARPSMLRTIPTG
- a CDS encoding F0F1 ATP synthase subunit C, with the protein product MEAEAAKFIGAGLACFGMAGTALGLGNIFGSYLSGALRNPSAADSQFGRLVFGFAVTEALGIFSLLIALLLLYAV
- a CDS encoding F0F1 ATP synthase subunit B; translated protein: MFVTSAYAQTAPAATDPHAAPAGEAHTETGAHGGGTFPPFDAAHFSSQLLWLVITFGLFYLLMKKVIVPRVGGILEHRHDRIAQDLDEAARLKAEADAAVETYEKELAAARSKGHKIAETAREAAKTKAAADRTAIEAELAEKLAAAETRIGEIKAKAFAEVGQIAEETATAIVDQLIGAKASGDDIKAAVAAAKTEA